The sequence caacagaacgatatcggaatttcggctgattattcggttttcaaaaacggtaaccaaaagttcgagtgtaactttggcagtgtgacaagttgcaccgtcctgttgaaaccaaaggtcgtccatgtcatcctcttcaatttttggaaacaaaaactcgttgatcatgtcacggtaacgctcgccatttactgtaaccgcggaagaagaagaagactcaccactttggaaataggttttcaatatttcccaattttgtttaagcgtATAGCggcccatttcgtaaatgtcgaacctttaagtaaattatgaacacatttgacatctACTAACTTGCCTGGGAGGAAGGTGCGCTTGCAGCAGGTGCCTACTGAATTATCTGCATGATAGCATCCAAGCAAAAATAGCTGCTCAACTATGCTTAAGAGGAATTTGTTGACTCGTGAGCGAGTTTTTCTTTTCATGATTTTTATATCGCGTATTTTCTTccttcattaaaaatttcaaatgtattacattttttactttttcgtaaatgtaattttttactttaatttcagCGATTTTCCACGACATCACCGGCGAAAATCTCAAAGTCACGTTTCGTCTTTATCGCGGTCCGCTACTcatcattgaatttattttcctcATTGGCGTCAACATATACGGTTGGCGTTCATCGGGCGTTAATCATGTGCTCATCTTCGAATTAGACCCACGTAATCATCTCTCCGAACAACACCTAATGGAATTATCTGCTATATTTGGCGTTATTTGGACACTGAGTATGTTAAGCTTTTTATACAGCGCCAGTCTAAGCATACCGGCCTTCATTAATCCGCTGACATTGACAATTGTAATGGTCGCGTTCTTGGTGAATCCGTTTCACATATTCCATCACGACGCACGTTTCTGGTTGCTGCGCATAACCGTGAGTTATAACAGTATTTCTGCTAATAAGTATCTCCATAAATTGACATTTTTGACTTTGTTTCCTAGGGCCGCATGGTAGCTGCGCCCTTTTTCCATGTCGGTTTTGCTGATTTCTGGCTGGGCGATCAATTGAATTCACTCGCCACGGCATTGCTGGATTTCGAGTATTTGGTGTGTTTCTATTTCACGAATGGCAATTGGTTTGAGGCGCAAGATGCTACTGCATGCATGGAAAAAGATTTTCTTATACGTCCGATATTTAATTGCCTGCCGGCGTGGTTCCGTTTTGCGCAATGTTTGCGGCGTTATCGGGATAGTCGTGAGGCATTTCCGCACTTGGTCAATGCTGGAAAGTATTCGAGCACTTTTGCTGTGGTGATATTCGCAACGCTGAGGAGTTTCAATAATAGTAAGTattaaactattatttttagACGCGAATTGTCGACcgaaaataatcattattttcaaattttcaataaaaaaatgttgaacactGCTTTAAATACAAGGCGCATTCTTTAAATATGGtgtcactagaccaacaacaatattttgtacttttgattgtcaaagattgacaaagtagaaaacaaggaatgaattcgccttgtttcactcTGGGcggacagccacatggacatggcaaaatattaatatattcgcCTTGGTAATAACACAGGTCAACGACGTTTTGTTCTAGGAAAGTGTAGGgtcattttcgaagtaattttttgcgtagaatccgaatccggggtttaaattgctctatcacgtcaggatttttagatatcctaacctaaaagtgcaaaaacgctgtttttgcccatttttgaggttatgtagctacgcagattttgctcttcataaaaaagaaaacatagtgTTTTAAAGTATAActcttcctcttttaaatgccgttgaatttgcttaaatatctttatttttcactgagatatcgcattttgaagtttccatgtttgtgaatttttcgatattcgaaaatccattgagataacatgagacgtgatacggtcgattacatagtcgcacaaaaaaaaaaatacccaattagaCCATGGAGACTTCAAAATtcgatatctcagtgaaaaattaagatatatgagcaaactcaacggcatttaaaagaggaagacttataatttaaaataccacgtctacttttttataaagAGCAAAAttttcgtagctacataacctcaaaaatgggcaaaaacagcgtttttgcacttttaggttaggatatctcaaagtcctgacgtgatatagcaatttaaaccccggattcggattctacgcaaaaaattacttcggaaatgacattacacttttatagaacattccGAACCCATTTTTTGGCAGACCTGTGTAATTGAtcgtaaattttaaaatctcaaaataataataaaatataaatgattGATTTGATTCAACTTGCAATGATGGGCGGTCCCTGGATTATGGATCTATGTCGCGACCCTCAGTCGCGATATTAAAACTCTCTCTCAATCACTTTTGTATCATATCTTAACTGAGAATATTTCTTACAATTTGAACAGGATACTACGCCAGCACGTTCGATAACCCCTTCACTTGGTTGTGGATTATTGCTTCCATCATCTCTTCCTGTTACGCCTACACTTGGGATATAAAAATGGATTGGGGTCTATTCGATAAGAATGCGGGCGAGAACACATTTTTGCGCGAGGAGATTGTCTACTCAACAGTGAGTGCAAATAGTAAAttgacaaaaatattcaaataattcaAACTCTTTTTAACTCGCCTAGGGATTTTACTACTTTGCCATCATCGAAGATTTGGTGCTGCGCTTTCTTTGGGCCTTATCATTTTACTTGACTGAAATGAAAATAGTTAGCAGTGATGTGATGACGTCCATTACAGGCATTTCGGAAGTTTTTAGGTATTTGCACGCATAATTTCTAATTAACATCGCTAATTGCTATCCCTAAATAGACGCTTCGTTTGGAACTTCTTCCGCTTGGAGAATGAACATCTCAATAATTGTGGTAAATTCCGTGCCGTTCGTGATATTTCCATTGCACCAATCGATTCATCCGATCAAACACAAATATTGCGCATGATGGACGAACCGGATGGTGTCATTAATCGTTATACGAAAACCAATCGCCCGAAACCGAAGAAAACCAAAGATCCTGAAAAGCGCAGCTTACTACAGCCGCGTGGTTCAATGCAGGATCTTAGCATCGATATTGACGGCACGAAGAAATTATAATTtcactcacacacacgcacacacaccgcTGTGCTAAAAGCAAcgtc comes from Anastrepha ludens isolate Willacy chromosome 3, idAnaLude1.1, whole genome shotgun sequence and encodes:
- the LOC128857387 gene encoding xenotropic and polytropic retrovirus receptor 1-like, with the translated sequence MKFAEHLSAHITPEWRKQYINYEEMKAMLYMAVEEAPSVDSVEDEVLKRHFANFDENFFHYCDKELKKINTFYSEKLAEATRKFATLNAELKTCIEESERSAKKSKSLKKPGLPHRKAAELKLAFSEFYLSLILLQNYQNLNHTGFRKILKKHDKLLRVDTGAKWRQEYVESSHFFINKDIDNIINETETTVTTELEGGDRTRAMKRLRVPPLGEQQSPWTTFKVGLFSGSFIVLAVVVILSAIFHDITGENLKVTFRLYRGPLLIIEFIFLIGVNIYGWRSSGVNHVLIFELDPRNHLSEQHLMELSAIFGVIWTLSMLSFLYSASLSIPAFINPLTLTIVMVAFLVNPFHIFHHDARFWLLRITGRMVAAPFFHVGFADFWLGDQLNSLATALLDFEYLVCFYFTNGNWFEAQDATACMEKDFLIRPIFNCLPAWFRFAQCLRRYRDSREAFPHLVNAGKYSSTFAVVIFATLRSFNNRYYASTFDNPFTWLWIIASIISSCYAYTWDIKMDWGLFDKNAGENTFLREEIVYSTGFYYFAIIEDLVLRFLWALSFYLTEMKIVSSDVMTSITGISEVFRRFVWNFFRLENEHLNNCGKFRAVRDISIAPIDSSDQTQILRMMDEPDGVINRYTKTNRPKPKKTKDPEKRSLLQPRGSMQDLSIDIDGTKKL